From a single Paenibacillus sp. FSL W8-0426 genomic region:
- a CDS encoding YheC/YheD family protein has translation MPQELIGILLDTRMYRGIPNGKTGQESLVNYEMAAALYNLVPCFLRLEDIHPESKTCLAYIRIGETYVRRRIPLPAVIHNRAFQLRRMEQHKIAQLLLQGIQIYNVRNRYRKDYIHDMLFQNPVLREHLPHAQRATQQSLAHMMDQFDDLIIKPCSGSIGHGIMRLFKKEGQWHLTCQSKASRKGWATFRLHKGQLPSAALRRIFRHAYLIEERIPLLRYKGRPVDLRISVQRGKDGLWQVTGMFAKAAPAHTFVTNIAQGGKVMKLGDVLDSDSTTLARAELEDSICSIALQVAYTLSANLPHLADLGLDMGVTEQGRIYFIECNGRDQRYGFRKAGMNEHWMASYREPMAYGRLLLEQNARISRQTQTYHRGLY, from the coding sequence ATGCCGCAAGAACTGATCGGCATTTTGCTCGATACACGGATGTACCGCGGCATACCGAATGGCAAAACCGGCCAAGAATCACTCGTCAATTATGAGATGGCAGCGGCACTCTACAATTTGGTGCCCTGTTTCCTGCGGCTGGAGGATATCCATCCCGAAAGCAAAACCTGCTTGGCCTATATCCGCATAGGGGAAACTTATGTCCGGAGGCGGATACCCCTTCCTGCGGTCATTCATAATCGCGCTTTCCAGCTGCGCCGGATGGAACAGCACAAAATTGCCCAGTTGCTGCTGCAAGGCATCCAGATTTACAACGTCCGCAACCGTTATCGCAAAGACTATATCCATGACATGTTGTTTCAAAATCCGGTTTTGCGTGAACATCTGCCTCATGCGCAAAGGGCCACGCAGCAATCTTTGGCTCATATGATGGACCAATTCGACGATCTCATTATCAAACCGTGCAGCGGAAGCATCGGCCATGGAATCATGCGTTTGTTCAAAAAAGAAGGGCAATGGCATTTAACCTGTCAATCCAAGGCTTCACGAAAGGGATGGGCTACCTTCCGCCTGCACAAGGGCCAGCTGCCATCGGCTGCGCTTCGGCGAATATTCCGCCATGCCTATTTGATTGAGGAACGAATTCCACTGCTGCGTTACAAGGGAAGACCCGTCGACCTGCGTATATCCGTGCAGCGCGGAAAAGACGGTTTGTGGCAAGTGACCGGCATGTTTGCCAAAGCCGCTCCTGCGCATACCTTTGTCACCAACATCGCGCAAGGCGGAAAAGTCATGAAGCTCGGAGACGTGCTGGACAGCGATTCAACCACTCTGGCCCGCGCCGAGCTCGAAGACTCGATTTGTTCCATTGCGCTCCAGGTGGCCTACACCCTTTCGGCGAACCTGCCGCATTTGGCCGACCTTGGATTGGACATGGGCGTGACTGAACAGGGAAGGATCTATTTTATCGAATGCAACGGAAGAGACCAACGTTACGGCTTTCGCAAAGCCGGGATGAATGAACACTGGATGGCCAGTTATCGGGAACCGATGGCCTACGGCCGTCTGCTGCTTGAACAAAACGCCCGCATTTCCCGCCAAACCCAAACGTATCATAGGGGCCTGTATTGA
- a CDS encoding WIAG-tail domain, which produces MSKKGRKKAQTPKLRHLSPTFRELELTERRTSPVRSSFALEKDDRLNAHVPSSKEPDGPLQPSDPALPETVEPSGNAQQPEIHVEVVQPPPETAVTEAAQATALEKDQMKVSSVAQWSAEVEDNKQEGLTAGERLKQLRQNQMPGQVGHYIYTDDLSEHAVTESRLAPLSVDASKLKPGAVGSEALQDYAVTSIHIADGAILSAKLAENSVSEEHLIDGSVSGHKIRNASISGDKIRDGSITSQKLGNQVIDASKIADGSISARHFNHMVITEDLIKNQAITGEKIAVSSIDTRHLAGGAVHTSKLADDAVTTSKIREGAITGSKIEEQSITSAHIQTGAIQQSHLAEGLVGRPQLADESVGSKQIEEGAIEMRHIAPGALNGRHLASGSISQIQIGAYAVGRDQIGPGEVQSEHLAEGAVIGSKIADQSIGTAKLLEQAVTASKIADQSIVSSKIADEVIQGKHLAQASIRAEHIANRGITPVHIDNAAIHSIHIASGSVEAVHLADGSVSGAALAENAVSTEHLSEASVGTDQIQDGAITGKKLAEGSVTSDKLGPASVNGKVLAPGSVSTVHLANGGVTSSHLSPGSVSSEALRPYTVKSEHLTERAVGAPHLQPGSVQTSALAKGAVTGEKIAPGSVASAQVANGSIFPPHLTDHAVTSPKLSPESVSTDKIADQAVTSAKLADGSVNSAKIMAESIAPKHIPTGTIHGYHLKQHVVSLEHLADEVRSPDLFADGSITSNKLQPGLIREEYLASGSVSGTALQPGAVGKEHLQASVVESAHLAAGSVDSDHLAERIVGPQHLQVESINGEHIASHEIKARHLAPSSIKEEHLAPLLISGVHLQPGLISSLHLQAESTGPVHLQQGAVKSRHIEEGAVLSHHILERSIGNAHLEEESVSTTTLQDGAVTVSKLADGSVDGHKLIDGSIDTVHLADGAVQGSKLAAGSVGLDHLAAGAIDGSKLVEGSIGSVHLQAEAISSANLQDEAVTASKLAKGSVDGSKLAAGTIGLEHLSAEVLEGSKPAEGSIETAHLVDGAVDGSKLAAGSVGSDHLAAGAIDGSKLAKGSIGSEHLQAEAISSVNLQDGAVTASKLADSSVDGSKLAAGTVGLKHLSLEVLESNKLAEGSIRSVHLQAEAISSVNLQDGAVTASKLAKGSVYGSKLAAGSVGPEHLAAGAIDGSKLAAGTISLKHLSAEVLEKNKLAEGSIGSAHLQAEAISTANLQDGAVTASKLANGSVDGSKLAVGTIGLEHLSAEVLESSKLAEGSINTAHLADGAVHGSKLAEGSIGSAHLQAEAISTANLQDGAVTASKLANGSVDGSKLAEDSISSAHLQTEAISSANLQDGAVTASKLANGSVDGSKLAVGTIGLEHLSAEVLESSKLAEGSISSAHLQAEAISTANLQDGAVTASKLANGSVDGSKLAEGSIETAHLADGAVQGSKLAAGTIGLEHLSAEVLESSKLAEGSISSVHLQVEAISSANLQDGAVTASKLANGSVDGSKLAEDSISSAHLQTEAISSANLQDGAVTASKLANGSVDGSKLAEDSISSAHLQTEAISSANLQDGVVTASKLANGSVDGSKLAAGTIGLEHLSAEVLETNKLSEGSIDTVHLADGAVQGSKLAEGSISSAHLQAEAISSANLQDGAVTASKLANGSVDGSKLAAGTIGLEHLSAEVLETNKLSEGSIDTVHLADGAVQGSKLAEGSISSAHLQTEAISTANLQDGSVTASKLANGSVDGSKLAAGTIGLEHLSAEVLGSGNLAAGSIGSEQLADGSIDENKLAEGAVFSYHISDGSIGRVHLEEEAVGTLNLQDGAVTLSKLAPSSVDGSKLAEGSIDTVHLTNGAVQGSKLAAGSVGWEHLVAESIDGSKLVKGSIGSEQLADGSIDENKLAEGAVFSYHISDGSIGRVHLEEEAVGTLNLQDGAVTLSKLAPGSVDGSKLAAGSVGLAHLAADIIENREPAKASINTEHLADGAVQGNKLAAGSVRAEHIELGSIDGSKLAAGSVQSRHILDGSIGSLHLEEEAVGTLNLQDGSVTGPKLANGSVDGSKLGKQSISSLHLNGGIVGTEHLSAEVWEAIRQLSGDTLEQLVAAKQQEEQESAKAAAFTLKDEPIQDTNQVDVQPNPEPAADVRESLEAAERISENSVRGDHLCEDAVGSRELKAGAVTPKHLSFHPVRSSSRQPIVQQFGMEAFILPEEDSSVELTVIFEEAFASEHYVIVAMCNDRGFQVSLLSQSEDEAVLEVTRTAGCKHTYGLLSWIAAGPSL; this is translated from the coding sequence ATGAGTAAAAAAGGGAGAAAAAAGGCCCAGACGCCGAAACTTCGTCATCTGAGCCCCACATTTAGGGAGCTGGAGCTGACGGAACGCCGCACTAGTCCGGTTCGTTCAAGCTTTGCTCTCGAGAAGGATGATCGTTTGAATGCCCATGTTCCGTCATCGAAGGAGCCAGACGGACCTCTACAGCCATCCGATCCCGCATTGCCGGAAACCGTTGAACCATCTGGAAATGCGCAGCAGCCCGAAATTCATGTTGAAGTCGTTCAACCGCCGCCGGAAACTGCGGTTACGGAAGCTGCGCAGGCAACTGCTCTCGAGAAGGATCAGATGAAAGTCAGCAGCGTAGCCCAATGGTCCGCGGAAGTAGAAGACAACAAGCAGGAAGGCCTCACTGCCGGAGAAAGGCTCAAACAGTTGAGGCAAAACCAGATGCCCGGCCAAGTCGGACATTATATTTACACCGATGACTTAAGCGAGCATGCGGTTACGGAGAGCCGGTTGGCCCCGCTGTCCGTGGATGCAAGCAAACTGAAGCCGGGTGCCGTTGGAAGCGAGGCTCTTCAGGACTATGCCGTAACGAGCATTCATATCGCTGACGGAGCGATCCTGTCCGCCAAGCTTGCCGAAAATTCCGTGTCGGAGGAGCATTTGATTGATGGTTCCGTATCGGGCCACAAAATCCGAAACGCCTCGATTTCGGGGGATAAAATCAGGGATGGTAGCATCACGTCGCAGAAGCTCGGCAATCAGGTCATCGATGCCTCCAAAATCGCGGACGGATCAATCAGTGCAAGGCATTTTAATCACATGGTCATTACCGAGGATCTGATTAAAAATCAGGCCATCACCGGAGAAAAGATTGCTGTTAGCAGCATTGATACCCGTCATTTGGCCGGAGGGGCCGTGCATACCTCGAAGCTTGCCGACGATGCGGTTACAACGTCCAAAATCCGTGAAGGCGCGATAACGGGCAGCAAGATCGAAGAACAATCCATTACGTCGGCACACATTCAGACAGGGGCTATTCAACAAAGTCATCTTGCCGAAGGTTTGGTGGGAAGACCTCAACTGGCGGACGAAAGCGTTGGCAGCAAGCAGATTGAAGAAGGCGCGATCGAAATGAGGCATATTGCACCGGGTGCGCTAAACGGCAGACACTTGGCCAGCGGTTCCATCAGCCAAATTCAGATTGGTGCTTATGCGGTGGGGCGGGACCAAATTGGACCAGGGGAAGTGCAAAGCGAGCATTTGGCGGAAGGAGCCGTCATCGGCTCAAAGATCGCGGATCAGTCAATCGGAACGGCAAAGCTTCTGGAACAAGCGGTGACGGCCTCCAAAATCGCGGATCAAAGCATTGTTTCCTCCAAAATCGCCGACGAGGTCATTCAGGGAAAACATCTGGCCCAGGCTTCCATTCGTGCCGAACATATCGCCAACCGGGGAATTACGCCAGTCCACATCGACAATGCCGCGATCCATTCCATTCATATCGCTTCAGGAAGCGTGGAAGCTGTGCATTTGGCAGACGGCAGCGTTTCGGGTGCAGCATTGGCAGAGAATGCGGTGTCTACCGAACATCTGTCCGAAGCATCCGTCGGAACGGATCAAATCCAAGACGGAGCGATCACGGGTAAAAAACTCGCTGAAGGAAGCGTGACATCAGACAAACTGGGGCCGGCATCGGTCAATGGCAAAGTTCTGGCACCAGGCAGCGTTTCGACAGTACACCTTGCCAATGGCGGAGTGACGAGCAGTCACCTGTCTCCAGGCAGTGTAAGTTCAGAGGCGTTACGGCCGTATACGGTAAAATCGGAGCATCTGACCGAGCGTGCTGTAGGAGCCCCTCATCTGCAGCCGGGGAGCGTGCAGACGTCGGCGCTGGCTAAAGGAGCCGTGACGGGAGAAAAGATTGCACCAGGCAGCGTAGCTTCTGCACAAGTGGCAAATGGCTCGATTTTCCCTCCGCATTTGACGGACCATGCCGTCACTTCGCCAAAGCTGTCTCCGGAAAGTGTGTCCACTGATAAAATTGCCGATCAGGCGGTGACGTCGGCCAAACTGGCGGACGGCAGTGTGAACTCTGCCAAAATAATGGCTGAGAGCATTGCGCCCAAACATATTCCGACAGGTACGATTCACGGATACCATTTGAAACAGCATGTGGTTTCCTTGGAGCATTTGGCAGATGAGGTTCGTTCCCCTGATTTGTTCGCCGATGGCAGCATCACCAGCAATAAATTGCAACCGGGTCTGATTCGGGAGGAATATTTGGCTTCAGGTTCCGTATCCGGCACCGCGCTGCAGCCTGGCGCCGTTGGGAAGGAACATCTGCAGGCCTCGGTAGTGGAATCCGCCCATCTTGCCGCGGGCAGCGTGGATTCGGATCATCTGGCCGAACGGATTGTTGGCCCGCAGCATTTGCAGGTAGAAAGCATCAATGGCGAGCACATTGCCAGCCATGAGATCAAGGCGCGGCATTTGGCGCCTTCATCGATCAAAGAAGAACACTTGGCACCCCTGTTGATATCGGGAGTCCATTTGCAGCCTGGGCTAATCAGCAGCCTGCATTTGCAGGCGGAATCGACAGGTCCTGTACATCTGCAGCAAGGGGCAGTGAAATCCCGTCATATTGAGGAAGGCGCCGTGCTCTCGCATCACATTTTGGAGCGCAGCATCGGCAATGCTCATCTGGAAGAAGAATCGGTCAGCACAACGACTTTGCAAGATGGAGCAGTGACGGTCTCCAAACTCGCCGATGGCAGCGTGGATGGGCACAAACTGATCGACGGCAGCATCGACACGGTGCATTTGGCGGACGGGGCGGTGCAAGGCAGCAAGCTCGCAGCAGGATCCGTGGGGTTGGATCATCTCGCAGCAGGTGCGATCGACGGCAGCAAACTTGTTGAAGGAAGCATCGGCAGCGTGCACTTGCAAGCAGAAGCGATCAGTTCGGCAAATTTGCAAGATGAAGCAGTGACGGCTTCCAAGCTTGCCAAGGGCAGCGTGGACGGCAGCAAGCTGGCCGCGGGAACGATCGGCCTGGAGCATTTGTCGGCGGAAGTGTTGGAGGGTAGTAAACCGGCCGAAGGCAGCATCGAAACAGCGCATTTGGTGGACGGAGCGGTTGATGGCAGCAAGCTCGCAGCAGGATCTGTAGGTTCGGATCATCTCGCGGCAGGTGCGATCGACGGCAGCAAACTGGCCAAAGGAAGCATAGGCAGCGAACACTTGCAAGCAGAGGCGATCAGTTCGGTGAACTTGCAAGACGGAGCAGTGACGGCCTCCAAACTTGCCGACAGCAGCGTGGATGGCAGCAAACTGGCGGCGGGAACGGTAGGCCTGAAGCATCTGTCGTTAGAAGTGCTGGAAAGCAACAAACTGGCTGAAGGAAGCATCCGCAGCGTGCACTTGCAAGCAGAAGCGATCAGTTCGGTGAACTTGCAAGATGGAGCAGTGACGGCCTCCAAGCTCGCCAAGGGCAGTGTGTACGGCAGCAAGCTCGCAGCAGGATCCGTGGGTCCGGAGCATCTTGCGGCAGGTGCGATCGACGGCAGCAAACTGGCGGCGGGAACGATAAGTCTGAAGCATTTGTCGGCAGAAGTGCTGGAGAAAAACAAACTGGCCGAAGGCAGCATAGGCAGCGCGCACTTGCAAGCAGAAGCCATCAGTACGGCGAACTTGCAAGATGGAGCAGTAACAGCCTCCAAGCTCGCCAACGGCAGCGTGGATGGCAGCAAGCTGGCGGTGGGAACGATCGGTCTGGAGCATCTGTCGGCAGAAGTGCTGGAAAGCAGCAAACTGGCTGAAGGCAGCATAAACACAGCGCATTTGGCGGACGGGGCGGTGCATGGCAGCAAACTGGCCGAAGGCAGTATCGGCAGCGCGCACTTGCAAGCGGAAGCGATCAGTACGGCGAATTTGCAAGATGGAGCAGTGACAGCCTCCAAACTTGCCAATGGCAGCGTGGATGGCAGCAAACTGGCCGAGGACAGCATCAGCAGCGCGCACTTGCAAACAGAAGCGATTAGTTCGGCGAATCTGCAAGATGGAGCAGTGACGGCCTCCAAGCTCGCCAACGGCAGCGTGGATGGCAGCAAGCTGGCGGTGGGAACGATCGGCTTGGAGCATCTGTCGGCAGAAGTGCTGGAAAGCAGCAAACTGGCCGAAGGCAGCATCAGCAGCGCGCACTTGCAAGCGGAAGCGATCAGTACGGCGAATTTGCAAGATGGAGCAGTGACAGCCTCCAAACTCGCCAATGGCAGCGTGGATGGCAGCAAACTGGCCGAGGGCAGCATCGAAACGGCGCATTTGGCGGACGGGGCGGTACAAGGCAGCAAACTGGCGGCAGGAACGATCGGCCTGGAGCATTTGTCGGCAGAAGTGCTGGAGAGCAGCAAGCTGGCCGAAGGCAGCATCAGCAGCGTGCACTTGCAAGTAGAAGCGATCAGCTCGGCGAACTTGCAAGATGGAGCAGTAACAGCCTCCAAACTCGCCAATGGCAGCGTGGATGGCAGCAAACTGGCCGAGGACAGCATCAGCAGCGCGCACTTGCAAACAGAAGCGATTAGTTCGGCGAACCTGCAAGATGGAGCAGTGACAGCCTCCAAACTCGCCAACGGCAGCGTGGATGGCAGCAAACTGGCCGAGGACAGCATCAGCAGCGCGCACTTGCAAACAGAAGCGATCAGTTCGGCGAACCTGCAAGATGGAGTAGTGACAGCCTCCAAACTCGCCAACGGCAGCGTGGATGGCAGTAAGCTGGCAGCAGGAACGATCGGCTTGGAGCATTTGTCGGCAGAAGTACTGGAGACCAACAAACTGTCTGAAGGCAGCATCGACACGGTGCATTTGGCGGACGGTGCGGTACAAGGCAGCAAATTGGCTGAAGGCAGCATCAGCAGCGCGCACTTGCAAGCAGAAGCGATCAGTTCGGCGAACCTGCAAGACGGAGCAGTGACAGCCTCCAAACTCGCCAATGGCAGCGTGGATGGCAGCAAGCTGGCAGCAGGAACGATCGGCTTGGAGCATTTGTCGGCAGAAGTACTGGAGACCAACAAACTGTCTGAAGGCAGCATCGACACGGTACATTTGGCGGACGGTGCGGTACAAGGCAGCAAATTGGCTGAAGGCAGCATCAGCAGCGCGCACTTGCAAACAGAAGCGATCAGTACGGCGAACTTGCAAGACGGATCAGTGACAGCCTCCAAACTCGCCAACGGCAGCGTGGATGGCAGCAAGCTGGCGGCAGGGACGATCGGCCTGGAGCATTTGTCGGCAGAAGTGCTGGGAAGCGGCAACCTGGCCGCAGGAAGCATCGGATCGGAGCAACTGGCAGATGGCTCCATTGATGAGAACAAACTGGCCGAAGGCGCCGTATTCTCCTATCACATTTCCGATGGCAGCATTGGTCGTGTTCATTTGGAAGAGGAAGCTGTCGGAACGTTGAACTTGCAAGATGGCGCGGTCACGCTTTCCAAGCTGGCTCCAAGCAGCGTGGATGGCAGCAAACTGGCCGAAGGCAGCATCGATACGGTGCATTTGACGAACGGTGCGGTGCAAGGCAGCAAGCTCGCAGCTGGATCCGTCGGTTGGGAGCATCTCGTGGCAGAATCCATTGATGGCAGTAAACTTGTTAAGGGAAGCATCGGATCGGAGCAACTGGCAGATGGCTCCATTGATGAAAACAAACTGGCCGAAGGCGCCGTATTCTCCTATCACATTTCCGATGGCAGCATTGGTCGTGTTCATTTGGAAGAGGAAGCTGTCGGAACGTTGAACTTGCAAGATGGCGCGGTCACGCTTTCCAAGCTGGCCCCAGGCAGCGTAGACGGCAGCAAACTGGCGGCAGGATCGGTTGGTTTGGCACATCTGGCAGCAGATATCATCGAAAACAGGGAACCTGCAAAAGCGAGCATCAACACAGAGCATTTGGCAGACGGAGCGGTACAAGGCAACAAGCTTGCCGCTGGCTCAGTACGCGCGGAGCATATCGAGCTAGGTTCGATCGACGGCAGCAAACTGGCGGCCGGTTCCGTGCAATCGCGCCACATTTTGGATGGCAGCATCGGCAGCTTGCACTTGGAAGAAGAAGCGGTCGGCACGCTAAACTTGCAAGACGGATCGGTTACCGGTCCAAAACTGGCAAATGGCAGCGTGGATGGCAGCAAACTTGGCAAACAAAGCATAAGTTCCCTTCACTTAAATGGGGGGATCGTGGGGACGGAGCATTTGAGTGCGGAAGTCTGGGAGGCGATTCGCCAACTCAGCGGAGATACGTTGGAACAATTGGTTGCCGCAAAGCAGCAGGAAGAACAAGAGTCGGCAAAGGCAGCAGCATTTACTCTAAAAGACGAACCGATTCAGGATACGAACCAGGTGGACGTACAACCGAATCCGGAGCCGGCTGCCGACGTAAGGGAAAGCCTCGAAGCTGCAGAACGGATCAGTGAAAATTCCGTTCGGGGGGATCACCTGTGCGAGGATGCGGTGGGTAGCCGGGAGCTGAAGGCAGGGGCCGTAACCCCAAAACATTTATCTTTCCATCCGGTGCGAAGTTCCAGCCGCCAGCCGATCGTTCAACAGTTCGGCATGGAAGCCTTCATCCTGCCTGAAGAAGATTCCTCGGTCGAACTGACGGTAATATTTGAAGAAGCTTTTGCATCGGAGCACTACGTCATTGTGGCGATGTGCAATGACCGGGGATTTCAGGTATCGCTCTTGTCCCAGAGCGAAGACGAAGCAGTGTTGGAAGTTACACGTACAGCAGGATGCAAGCACACGTACGGACTGTTGTCATGGATCGCGGCCGGTCCGTCGTTATAA
- a CDS encoding AraC family transcriptional regulator encodes MLQASPSSFVILPAVAKIVCEPGWKWQKREKPMQNYDLFYVWSGEGTVVLNDQPYEVGKGSCFLFRPGDHTSATHNRQKPLVLTYIHFDVEGHVTETPQPYRTVQETVEFEHLLARYVRLFLSDVYGREEESKLILKQLMIHLLRADTEPPAERKVSNQLSDVIQEVANYVRQHPGITHRVEDLAARAGLSPRYFSIKFKELVGSSVQSYIIRMRIERAEHLLVHTGMNVTEVADALGYRDIFFFSRQFKQYTGKSPSEIR; translated from the coding sequence ATGCTGCAGGCATCGCCGTCATCTTTTGTTATTTTGCCCGCAGTCGCCAAAATTGTCTGCGAGCCGGGCTGGAAGTGGCAGAAGCGGGAAAAACCGATGCAGAATTACGATTTGTTTTATGTATGGAGCGGTGAAGGTACGGTTGTCCTCAATGATCAGCCGTATGAGGTTGGCAAGGGCAGTTGTTTCCTGTTTCGGCCGGGCGACCATACCAGTGCGACTCATAATCGGCAAAAGCCGCTTGTGCTCACGTACATTCATTTTGATGTGGAAGGGCATGTTACGGAAACTCCGCAGCCCTACCGCACGGTACAGGAGACGGTGGAGTTTGAGCATCTGCTTGCCCGGTATGTGAGGCTGTTTTTGTCCGATGTGTACGGACGGGAAGAGGAGAGCAAGCTGATTCTGAAACAGCTTATGATTCATCTGCTGCGGGCCGATACGGAACCGCCTGCCGAACGGAAAGTAAGCAACCAGCTCTCCGATGTGATCCAGGAAGTCGCCAATTATGTCCGGCAGCATCCCGGAATAACCCATCGCGTGGAGGATCTGGCAGCTCGTGCGGGATTATCCCCGCGATATTTTTCCATCAAATTCAAGGAACTTGTCGGTTCCTCCGTGCAATCGTACATTATCCGCATGCGCATTGAGCGTGCCGAGCATCTGCTCGTGCATACAGGCATGAACGTTACCGAGGTGGCCGATGCGCTCGGGTATCGCGACATTTTTTTCTTCAGTCGTCAATTCAAGCAATACACCGGCAAAAGCCCATCCGAGATCCGTTAA
- the asd gene encoding archaetidylserine decarboxylase (Phosphatidylserine decarboxylase is synthesized as a single chain precursor. Generation of the pyruvoyl active site from a Ser is coupled to cleavage of a Gly-Ser bond between the larger (beta) and smaller (alpha chains). It is an integral membrane protein.): MAKTLLRLMTELSSRKWISQTVGGFSKSRISKAFIPYFVRTYDIPLHEAEMDWKDYRSLNDFFTRKLKPGMRPLDLSEHALISPVDAKITASGPISSGTLLNVKGQNYTLAELLNHSPHQEKYKHGYAFVLYLSPRDYHRIHAPVSGHKIETEHVKGKVYPVNDFGLTHMRAVLSRNERLITYIAHDFGEVAVVKVGAMNVSSIQYADETTSAWAQGDDLAYFEFGSTVVLLTQSGTFEPRTDLQPGDTVKMGTLLGRFKRVNP, encoded by the coding sequence ATGGCAAAAACGCTGTTACGGTTAATGACCGAGCTTTCTTCTCGCAAATGGATCTCTCAAACCGTAGGGGGATTTTCCAAGAGCAGGATAAGCAAGGCCTTTATCCCTTATTTTGTTCGAACATACGACATCCCTTTGCATGAAGCCGAAATGGACTGGAAGGACTATCGTTCACTGAATGATTTCTTCACGCGGAAATTAAAGCCTGGCATGCGCCCGCTTGATCTTTCGGAGCATGCTCTGATCAGTCCGGTCGATGCCAAAATCACGGCCTCCGGACCCATCTCTTCGGGCACGCTCCTTAACGTGAAGGGACAAAATTATACACTTGCCGAGCTGTTGAACCATTCTCCCCACCAGGAGAAGTACAAACATGGTTATGCCTTTGTCCTTTACCTCAGCCCTCGCGACTATCACCGCATTCATGCACCCGTAAGCGGCCACAAAATCGAGACGGAGCACGTTAAAGGCAAGGTTTACCCCGTGAACGATTTCGGACTCACCCATATGCGAGCGGTGTTAAGCCGGAATGAACGGCTGATTACCTACATTGCTCACGATTTTGGCGAAGTGGCCGTCGTCAAGGTCGGCGCCATGAACGTAAGCAGCATCCAATACGCCGATGAAACAACAAGTGCCTGGGCACAAGGCGATGATTTGGCTTATTTCGAGTTCGGTTCAACCGTCGTCCTGTTAACGCAAAGCGGGACATTTGAACCTCGAACGGACTTGCAGCCTGGAGATACCGTCAAAATGGGAACACTTCTTGGACGGTTTAAACGGGTCAATCCATAA